The following are encoded in a window of Mannheimia varigena genomic DNA:
- the iolG gene encoding inositol 2-dehydrogenase yields MLKVGIIGAGRIGRVHSESISKYVKGAEIKAISDVRITDELTTWAKSMGIPHVYDDYKQILQDPEIDAVLVCSSTNTHAPISIEAALAGKHVFCEKPVDADPARIHEVLAAVEKAGVKFQVGFNRRFDHNFKAIKDRVAAGDIGEPHVIRVTSRDPDAPPIEYVKVSGGMFFDMTIHDFDMIRYLSGSEVEEVFAVGTVLVNPEIGKAGDIDTAVITLKLKNGAIGVIDNSRKAAYGYDQRAEVFGSKGAIHITNDTGSTAVFSGENGVIAEKPKYFFLERYMQSFADEISCFVDSVVNDKPTLVNGNDGLQPVLIALAAKKSLEENRPVKLSEVA; encoded by the coding sequence ATGTTAAAAGTAGGAATTATCGGCGCAGGCCGTATTGGTCGTGTGCATTCAGAAAGTATCAGCAAATATGTGAAAGGCGCAGAAATTAAAGCGATTTCGGATGTTCGTATCACCGATGAGCTGACCACTTGGGCGAAATCAATGGGCATTCCGCACGTTTATGATGACTACAAACAAATCTTGCAAGATCCGGAAATCGATGCAGTGTTAGTCTGTTCATCCACCAACACTCACGCCCCAATCTCAATTGAAGCTGCCCTTGCTGGCAAACACGTTTTCTGTGAAAAACCGGTGGATGCAGATCCGGCAAGAATTCACGAGGTGTTAGCGGCAGTGGAAAAAGCGGGCGTGAAATTCCAAGTCGGTTTCAACCGCCGTTTCGACCACAACTTCAAAGCGATTAAAGACCGCGTTGCAGCCGGCGACATCGGCGAACCGCACGTTATTCGCGTCACTTCTCGTGACCCGGACGCACCGCCAATTGAGTATGTGAAAGTCTCTGGTGGTATGTTCTTTGATATGACCATTCACGATTTCGATATGATTCGTTACTTATCTGGCAGTGAAGTGGAAGAAGTGTTTGCAGTGGGAACCGTACTAGTCAATCCTGAAATCGGCAAAGCGGGCGACATCGACACCGCAGTGATTACTCTAAAACTGAAAAATGGCGCAATCGGCGTAATCGATAACAGCCGTAAAGCGGCTTACGGCTACGACCAACGTGCTGAAGTCTTCGGTTCAAAAGGCGCAATCCATATCACCAACGACACCGGCTCAACCGCCGTGTTCTCCGGCGAAAACGGCGTGATTGCAGAAAAACCAAAATACTTCTTCTTAGAGCGTTATATGCAATCCTTCGCAGACGAAATCAGCTGTTTCGTGGACTCTGTGGTCAATGACAAACCGACGCTCGTAAACGGTAACGATGGCTTACAGCCTGTTCTGATTGCGTTAGCTGCGAAAAAATCACTGGAAGAAAATCGCCCGGTTAAATTAAGCGAAGTGGCGTAA
- a CDS encoding CoA-acylating methylmalonate-semialdehyde dehydrogenase has product MSQFVQNFINGVAVESQSQRITSVFNPATGEETKKVKLSTATEVDSAIATADAAFKSWSQQSPLRRARILFKFKELLEANFDELARLISSEHGKVYSDAIGELTRGLEVVEFATGIPHLQKGEFSANAGRGIDIHSIQQPLGVVAGITPFNFPAMVPMWMFPVALACGNTFVLKPSEKDPSVSIRLAELLKEAGLPDGVFNVVQGDKEAVDILLTDPRIQAVSFVGSTPIAHYIYEKGSANGKRVQALGGAKNHALIMPDADVQGTVNALLGAAFGAAGERCMALSVAVIVGDELADKIVEELIPKVKALKIGAGLLPEGQTENDMGPVISKEHKAKIESYIDQGVEQGAKLCVDGRGYKVAGHENGYFVGGTLFDNVTPEMTIWKDEIFGPVLSVVRVKDYAEGMAIINSHQYGNGSAIFTADGDSARQFTQDVQAGMVGVNIPIPVPMAFHCFGGWKASIFGPLNVYGQDGVRFYTRMKTITTRWPDSAVRSQAAFNFPTL; this is encoded by the coding sequence ATGAGCCAATTTGTGCAAAACTTTATTAATGGCGTAGCGGTTGAAAGCCAAAGCCAACGTATTACTTCTGTATTCAATCCAGCAACTGGCGAAGAAACCAAAAAAGTGAAGTTAAGTACTGCTACTGAAGTAGATTCAGCGATTGCCACAGCTGATGCTGCATTTAAAAGCTGGTCGCAGCAATCACCATTACGCCGTGCGAGAATTTTATTTAAATTCAAAGAGTTATTAGAAGCAAACTTTGATGAACTGGCACGTTTAATCAGCTCTGAGCACGGAAAAGTCTATTCAGATGCAATTGGAGAATTGACGCGTGGTTTAGAGGTAGTTGAGTTTGCAACAGGTATTCCGCACTTACAAAAAGGTGAGTTTTCAGCAAATGCCGGGCGTGGTATTGATATCCACTCAATTCAACAGCCGCTTGGAGTTGTTGCAGGTATTACCCCATTTAACTTCCCAGCAATGGTGCCGATGTGGATGTTCCCTGTTGCATTAGCGTGCGGTAATACTTTCGTGTTGAAGCCGTCTGAAAAAGACCCAAGTGTATCCATTCGTTTAGCAGAATTATTAAAAGAAGCGGGCTTGCCAGATGGTGTATTCAACGTTGTTCAAGGCGATAAAGAAGCAGTAGATATTCTTTTAACCGACCCACGCATTCAAGCGGTGAGCTTTGTCGGTTCAACGCCGATTGCTCACTATATTTATGAGAAAGGCTCCGCAAACGGCAAACGTGTGCAAGCCTTGGGCGGTGCTAAAAACCACGCCTTGATTATGCCGGATGCGGATGTGCAAGGTACGGTAAATGCGTTACTCGGTGCAGCATTCGGCGCAGCCGGTGAGCGTTGTATGGCATTGTCGGTGGCGGTGATCGTGGGCGATGAGTTGGCGGATAAAATTGTTGAAGAGCTGATTCCAAAAGTGAAAGCACTGAAAATTGGTGCAGGTTTATTACCGGAAGGGCAAACCGAAAACGATATGGGGCCAGTTATTTCTAAAGAACATAAAGCAAAAATCGAAAGCTATATCGATCAGGGTGTAGAACAAGGTGCAAAACTTTGTGTGGACGGTCGTGGATATAAAGTAGCTGGTCACGAGAATGGTTATTTTGTTGGCGGAACGTTATTCGATAATGTTACTCCTGAAATGACAATCTGGAAAGATGAAATTTTCGGGCCCGTGTTATCGGTAGTGCGTGTGAAAGATTATGCAGAAGGTATGGCGATTATCAACAGCCACCAATACGGCAACGGTAGTGCGATCTTCACCGCAGACGGCGATTCAGCCCGTCAATTTACCCAAGATGTCCAAGCAGGTATGGTGGGCGTGAATATTCCAATTCCAGTACCGATGGCATTCCACTGCTTTGGTGGTTGGAAAGCGTCTATCTTCGGGCCTCTGAATGTGTATGGTCAAGATGGCGTGCGTTTCTACACCCGTATGAAAACTATCACAACCCGTTGGCCGGACAGTGCTGTACGTAGCCAAGCAGCCTTTAACTTCCCAACCTTATAA
- a CDS encoding sugar ABC transporter substrate-binding protein: MKMRIKFALSALTLGLSMNSFAKDELVVFSLPNLSSPFEVQLQKVAVETSKKLEIKLQVLDGQSSSTKQASDLENAITRGAKGIIISPNDVNAISGAVEEIIQEKIPAATLDRKVESSKPVPHFGANNYTGGQEVAKAVKAKYPDGAKIVLLTGQPGSTSNIERTKGIRDELAVGGDKYKIVVDQTGNWLRSEGLRIIESVLPTLKEKPDVIISANDDMALGAIEALRSQGLKAGNILVTGFDSTPEALARVKDGWLYLTADQRPSFAVSTALEQVVGNIRDNKEVSGADYPPKIILKDNLQEAERFAEISE; this comes from the coding sequence ATGAAAATGCGTATTAAATTTGCGTTAAGTGCTTTAACACTGGGCTTATCAATGAATAGCTTTGCAAAAGATGAGCTTGTTGTATTTAGCTTGCCTAACCTATCTAGTCCGTTTGAAGTTCAGCTGCAAAAGGTAGCGGTAGAAACCAGTAAGAAGTTAGAGATTAAATTACAAGTATTAGATGGACAGAGTTCATCAACTAAACAGGCTTCGGACTTAGAAAATGCGATTACGCGTGGGGCGAAAGGTATTATCATTTCTCCAAATGATGTGAATGCAATTTCAGGTGCTGTAGAAGAAATTATTCAAGAGAAAATTCCTGCTGCAACATTAGACCGTAAAGTTGAAAGTAGTAAACCGGTTCCACACTTTGGTGCCAATAACTACACCGGTGGTCAAGAAGTAGCGAAAGCAGTCAAAGCGAAATATCCAGATGGTGCGAAAATTGTTTTATTAACTGGTCAGCCGGGCTCAACGTCAAATATTGAGCGTACCAAAGGTATTCGCGATGAATTAGCTGTTGGTGGTGATAAATATAAAATTGTTGTCGATCAAACCGGTAACTGGTTACGCTCAGAAGGTTTACGTATTATTGAAAGCGTGCTCCCAACCCTAAAAGAAAAACCGGATGTAATTATTTCTGCAAACGATGATATGGCGTTAGGCGCAATTGAAGCGTTACGCAGTCAAGGCTTAAAAGCTGGAAATATTTTAGTAACAGGTTTTGATTCTACGCCGGAAGCTCTAGCTCGCGTTAAAGACGGTTGGTTATATTTAACTGCTGACCAACGACCAAGTTTTGCAGTTAGTACTGCATTAGAGCAAGTGGTTGGCAACATTCGTGATAACAAAGAAGTGAGTGGTGCAGACTATCCACCGAAAATTATTCTAAAAGATAACTTGCAAGAAGCGGAACGCTTTGCAGAAATCAGTGAATAA
- a CDS encoding ABC transporter permease, with amino-acid sequence MTTQFLKNLGMVDDKGKIDFVYFFERFGVLIFLILLVIFFTSQNSAFLSQRNIYNVLTEVSIFGIMAVGMTFVILTAGIDLSVGSILAVTAMFAAYIIKGDNTVTVEAGAWGGMSWLIGLVICLGLGTFIGWLHGLGVTKLKLPPFIITLGGMTIWRGLTLVLNNGSPIAGFDEGYRWWGRGDILGVPVPVIIFAVVAIIGYFALHKTRWGRYVYSVGGNPEAARLAGVNINRTLVSVYVVIGALAGLAGFILSARLGSAESVAGVSFELRVIASVVIGGTSLMGGYGRITGTIIGSIIMGVLINGLVLMDVSAYYQQIIMGLIIILAVAFDTYAKSRRGAL; translated from the coding sequence ATGACAACACAATTTTTGAAAAACCTAGGAATGGTGGATGACAAAGGCAAAATCGATTTTGTCTATTTCTTTGAACGTTTTGGCGTGTTGATTTTCCTGATTTTGTTAGTGATTTTCTTCACCTCGCAAAACAGTGCATTCTTGTCCCAACGTAACATCTACAACGTTTTAACTGAAGTGTCGATTTTCGGCATTATGGCGGTAGGAATGACCTTCGTCATCTTAACCGCCGGGATTGACCTCTCCGTCGGCTCAATTTTAGCGGTGACGGCAATGTTCGCCGCCTACATTATCAAAGGCGATAATACCGTCACGGTGGAAGCCGGTGCGTGGGGCGGAATGAGCTGGCTGATTGGCTTAGTGATCTGTTTAGGTTTAGGTACGTTCATCGGCTGGTTACACGGCTTGGGCGTGACCAAACTCAAACTGCCACCGTTCATCATCACCCTTGGCGGGATGACCATTTGGCGTGGTTTAACACTCGTGTTGAACAACGGCTCACCAATCGCCGGTTTTGACGAAGGCTACCGCTGGTGGGGGCGTGGCGACATCTTAGGCGTGCCGGTTCCGGTCATCATCTTCGCTGTTGTAGCTATCATCGGTTACTTCGCTTTACACAAAACACGTTGGGGACGCTATGTCTATTCCGTGGGTGGCAACCCGGAAGCCGCTCGCCTTGCTGGGGTGAATATTAATCGCACATTGGTGAGTGTGTATGTGGTGATCGGTGCATTGGCAGGTTTGGCGGGCTTTATTCTCTCCGCCCGTTTAGGCAGTGCAGAATCTGTTGCCGGTGTTTCTTTTGAATTACGTGTAATTGCCTCAGTGGTTATCGGCGGAACTTCGTTAATGGGTGGATATGGACGCATTACGGGTACAATCATCGGTTCGATTATTATGGGCGTGTTGATTAATGGCTTGGTACTGATGGACGTTTCAGCATACTATCAACAAATCATTATGGGCTTAATCATTATCCTCGCCGTTGCCTTCGACACCTATGCGAAGAGCAGAAGAGGGGCGTTATAA
- a CDS encoding Gfo/Idh/MocA family protein, protein MKTIKIGLVGTGYIGRCHAIAYAQAPTLFPLKGKLQLEYLAEINQTLADQKAQEFGFARATDDWRKLVADPNVDVVDICTPNFLHKEIAFEAIKHGKHVYSEKPLALTAADAKEMVEAAKKAGVKTLVGFNYIKNPTTQLARQIIQNGEIGEVVHFYGTHNEDYLANPNTPIDWHCYKAKAGLGTLGDLAAHIVSMAHYLVGEEIVSVVGDMQTVITERPNPQNLAEKVKVENEDQATALVRFANGVMGTIESSRIACGCKMGLTYVVTGTKGTLSYTQERMAELKLYLHDEDKSRQGFKTILVGPEHPDYAAFCVSAGHGIGFNDQKAVEIRDLVNGIAADDRMFPDFEEGYKISRVLEAIAKSAEERRWVEVEEI, encoded by the coding sequence ATGAAAACTATCAAAATCGGCTTAGTTGGCACGGGCTATATTGGTCGCTGCCACGCCATTGCTTACGCACAAGCACCTACACTTTTCCCTCTCAAAGGCAAACTGCAACTCGAATACCTCGCCGAAATCAATCAAACCCTCGCCGATCAAAAAGCCCAAGAATTTGGCTTTGCTCGGGCGACTGATGATTGGCGAAAACTGGTTGCCGATCCGAATGTCGATGTGGTCGATATTTGCACGCCTAATTTCCTGCACAAAGAAATTGCCTTCGAAGCGATTAAACACGGCAAACACGTCTATTCCGAAAAACCGCTCGCCTTAACCGCCGCTGATGCCAAAGAGATGGTCGAGGCAGCGAAAAAAGCCGGGGTAAAAACCTTAGTCGGTTTCAACTACATCAAAAACCCGACCACCCAACTGGCTCGCCAAATTATCCAAAACGGCGAAATTGGTGAGGTGGTGCATTTTTACGGCACGCACAACGAAGACTATCTCGCTAACCCAAACACCCCGATTGACTGGCACTGTTATAAAGCGAAAGCAGGTTTAGGCACGCTCGGCGATTTGGCGGCACACATTGTGAGTATGGCGCACTATCTTGTTGGCGAAGAGATTGTCAGCGTGGTCGGCGATATGCAAACGGTCATCACCGAACGCCCAAATCCACAAAACTTAGCTGAAAAAGTGAAAGTTGAAAACGAAGACCAAGCCACGGCGTTGGTGCGCTTTGCCAACGGCGTAATGGGGACGATTGAAAGCTCCCGTATCGCTTGTGGTTGCAAAATGGGGCTAACCTATGTAGTTACCGGCACCAAAGGCACGCTCAGCTACACCCAGGAACGTATGGCAGAGCTGAAACTCTATTTGCACGATGAAGATAAATCCCGTCAAGGTTTTAAAACCATTTTAGTCGGACCAGAACACCCCGACTATGCCGCTTTCTGCGTGAGTGCCGGCCACGGCATCGGCTTTAACGACCAAAAAGCAGTGGAAATTCGCGATCTCGTCAATGGCATCGCCGCCGATGACCGAATGTTCCCTGATTTTGAAGAAGGCTATAAAATCTCCCGTGTGTTGGAAGCGATTGCAAAATCGGCGGAAGAGAGACGGTGGGTGGAAGTAGAGGAAATTTAA
- the iolE gene encoding myo-inosose-2 dehydratase, protein MKAENIQLGIAPIGWTNDDLPELGAENTFEQCVSEMALAGYTGCEVGNKYPRDVEVLKRKLEVRGIQICNAWFSTFFVDGKREETIAEFIKHRDFLHAMGAKVIGCSEQSRSIQGTTKSVFKEKPVFDDADWKRMAEGYNELAKLAAEKGMKVCLHHHMGTGIQTPEEVDRYMAEVNDDVYLLFDSGHLYYSEGCQKAMLGVLEKYIDRIIHVHLKDVRDEVVAEVKAKDLSFLEGVKKGTFTVPGDGVIDFKPIFDILEKHDYKGWMVVEAEQDPALANPFEYALKGRKYIRETAGV, encoded by the coding sequence TGGTTGGACAAATGATGACTTGCCAGAACTCGGTGCAGAAAACACTTTTGAGCAGTGTGTCAGCGAGATGGCATTAGCGGGCTACACTGGCTGTGAAGTAGGTAACAAATACCCACGAGATGTGGAAGTGCTAAAACGCAAATTAGAGGTGCGCGGCATTCAAATTTGTAATGCATGGTTCAGCACCTTCTTTGTTGATGGCAAACGTGAAGAGACTATCGCCGAGTTCATCAAACACCGTGATTTCCTGCACGCCATGGGGGCAAAAGTGATCGGCTGTTCCGAGCAGAGTCGCAGTATTCAAGGCACAACCAAATCCGTCTTTAAAGAAAAACCGGTGTTTGATGATGCCGACTGGAAACGTATGGCAGAAGGCTATAATGAGCTGGCAAAACTGGCCGCGGAAAAAGGCATGAAAGTCTGCTTGCATCACCATATGGGCACAGGTATTCAAACCCCAGAAGAAGTCGATCGCTATATGGCGGAAGTGAATGACGATGTCTATCTGTTATTCGATTCAGGTCACCTTTACTACTCCGAAGGCTGCCAAAAAGCAATGCTCGGCGTGTTAGAAAAATATATCGACCGCATCATTCACGTTCACTTAAAAGATGTGCGTGATGAAGTGGTTGCCGAAGTGAAAGCGAAAGATTTGAGCTTCTTAGAAGGCGTGAAAAAAGGCACATTTACCGTCCCGGGCGATGGCGTGATCGACTTCAAACCAATTTTCGACATTCTCGAAAAACATGACTACAAAGGCTGGATGGTGGTAGAAGCTGAGCAAGACCCGGCACTCGCTAACCCATTTGAATACGCCCTCAAAGGCAGAAAATATATCCGTGAAACCGCAGGAGTTTAA
- a CDS encoding sugar ABC transporter ATP-binding protein, with the protein MSTPLLEVKDLTKSFSGVMALNRVKLTVEKGEVHALLGENGAGKSTLLKALSGAQPQTSGEIIFNGEKLNLNDSPFERQLKGIVTIYQEFNLLPNMTVAENFFLGREPVNGLFVNEKAVNDEAQIVLDNLGLNIKPDTQVSRLSVAQQQMVEIARAMTLNAKLIIMDEPSAALSDKEVEKLHQIVRDLKSRGVSVIYVTHRLNEVFALCDRFTVFQDGRYSGEGEVKNVTVDDIIRMMVGREVAFTRRPASETHHTHRPVRLAVKNLHREKPALDPHGIALHGVSFNIHEGEVLGIAGLVGAGRTEIARCLFGVENYTADEISLDGKPYAATSPLDALEKGVALVPEDRKKEGLVLGLPIKTNMTLPILGKLLKGNLFVDNQKEDDLIETYRQALRIKMASSELEARKLSGGNQQKVILARCMALNPKVLIVDEPTRGIDVGAKSEVHQVLFDMAKQGVAVLVISSDLPEIMAISDRIITLSEGRVTGEIHGDDATEEKLMSMMAVGVQREHAV; encoded by the coding sequence ATGTCCACTCCTTTACTTGAAGTTAAAGATCTTACCAAAAGCTTCTCTGGCGTAATGGCTCTTAACAGAGTAAAACTCACGGTAGAAAAAGGCGAGGTTCACGCCCTACTCGGGGAAAATGGTGCGGGGAAATCAACATTATTGAAAGCTCTTTCAGGTGCACAACCTCAAACGAGCGGTGAGATTATTTTTAACGGCGAAAAACTCAATTTAAATGATTCACCTTTTGAGCGCCAACTTAAAGGCATTGTTACCATTTACCAAGAATTCAATTTACTGCCAAATATGACAGTAGCAGAAAATTTTTTCTTGGGCAGAGAGCCAGTCAATGGCTTGTTTGTCAATGAAAAAGCAGTGAATGATGAAGCACAAATAGTGCTGGATAATCTTGGCTTAAACATTAAACCTGATACCCAAGTTTCCCGTTTAAGTGTTGCTCAACAACAGATGGTTGAAATTGCAAGAGCAATGACCTTAAACGCGAAATTAATCATTATGGATGAACCGTCTGCGGCATTAAGTGATAAAGAAGTTGAAAAACTTCATCAAATTGTAAGAGATCTCAAAAGTCGTGGTGTGAGTGTTATCTATGTTACCCACCGCCTAAATGAAGTATTTGCCTTATGTGATCGCTTTACCGTTTTCCAAGATGGGCGTTATTCGGGCGAAGGTGAAGTGAAAAATGTCACGGTTGATGACATTATCCGAATGATGGTAGGGCGTGAAGTTGCCTTTACTCGTCGCCCTGCTTCGGAAACGCATCATACCCACCGTCCTGTGCGTTTAGCAGTAAAAAATTTACATCGTGAAAAGCCAGCACTTGATCCTCATGGGATTGCATTGCACGGCGTGTCATTTAATATTCATGAAGGCGAAGTTTTAGGCATTGCGGGCTTAGTAGGAGCAGGTCGTACCGAAATTGCTCGCTGTTTGTTTGGTGTAGAAAACTATACCGCTGATGAAATCAGCTTAGATGGTAAACCTTATGCGGCAACATCTCCATTGGATGCGTTAGAAAAAGGTGTGGCATTAGTACCTGAAGACCGTAAGAAAGAAGGTTTAGTTCTGGGCTTACCGATTAAAACTAATATGACGTTGCCGATTCTAGGTAAATTGCTTAAAGGTAATCTGTTCGTCGATAATCAAAAAGAAGATGATTTAATCGAAACTTATCGCCAGGCACTCAGAATTAAAATGGCAAGTAGTGAGCTAGAAGCCCGCAAATTATCAGGTGGTAATCAGCAAAAAGTGATTTTGGCACGTTGTATGGCATTAAATCCCAAAGTGCTAATTGTTGATGAACCGACACGTGGTATTGATGTGGGAGCGAAATCAGAAGTTCACCAAGTTTTATTTGATATGGCAAAACAAGGTGTGGCGGTTTTAGTGATTTCGTCTGACTTACCTGAAATTATGGCAATTTCAGACCGTATTATTACCCTCTCCGAAGGACGAGTAACGGGTGAAATTCACGGCGATGATGCGACCGAAGAAAAATTAATGTCAATGATGGCTGTCGGTGTTCAGCGTGAGCACGCAGTGTAA